From Halanaerobiaceae bacterium ANBcell28, one genomic window encodes:
- the pyrH gene encoding UMP kinase, which produces MSEKPVYSRVLLKISGEALSGDDGFGINPIVIKKIAHEIYDVVKKTNVEMAIVVGGGNIFRGIAGSAKGMDRGTADYMGMLATVINAMALQDSIEKLGLETRVQSAIEMRQIAEPYIRRRAIRHLEKGRVVIFAAGTGNPFFSTDTTAALRAAEISADAILMAKNVDGVYDSDPITNPDAIMYKELEYIDVLKRSLKVMDSTAVSLCMDNNIPLLVFAVKENGNIKKAIMGENIGTLVK; this is translated from the coding sequence ATGAGTGAAAAACCGGTGTATTCTCGTGTTTTATTAAAAATAAGTGGTGAAGCTCTATCTGGAGACGATGGTTTTGGGATTAATCCAATAGTTATTAAAAAAATAGCTCATGAAATTTACGATGTAGTTAAAAAAACCAATGTAGAAATGGCGATAGTTGTTGGTGGCGGAAATATATTTCGAGGTATAGCTGGTAGTGCTAAAGGTATGGATAGAGGTACTGCAGATTATATGGGAATGCTAGCTACTGTAATTAATGCTATGGCATTACAAGATTCTATTGAAAAATTAGGTTTGGAAACTCGCGTCCAATCTGCAATTGAAATGAGACAAATTGCAGAACCTTATATTCGAAGGCGTGCTATAAGACATCTTGAAAAAGGCAGAGTAGTCATTTTTGCTGCTGGTACAGGGAATCCGTTTTTTTCCACAGATACTACAGCTGCTTTACGTGCTGCAGAAATATCAGCTGATGCTATTTTGATGGCAAAAAATGTTGATGGTGTTTATGATAGTGATCCAATAACAAATCCTGATGCGATAATGTACAAAGAATTAGAATATATTGATGTTTTAAAACGCTCTTTAAAGGTAATGGATTCTACTGCTGTTTCTTTATGCATGGACAATAATATTCCTTTATTAGTTTTTGCAGTTAAAGAAAATGGTAATATTAAAAAGGCTATTATGGGCGAAAATATTGGAACTTTAGTAAAATAA
- the rpsB gene encoding 30S ribosomal protein S2, with product MSVVNMKQLLESGVHFGHQTRRWNPKMSEYIFTERNGIYIIDLQKTVHLINDAYDFVRDMAANGKTILFVGTKKQAQDTIKTQAERCDMPYVNQRWLGGMLTNFNTIRKRVSRLNELEKMEEDGLFEVLPKKEVIQLNKEHDKLQRFLGGIRDMRRIPDLIYVTDPRKEAIAIAEAKKLNIPVVSIVDTNCDPDLIDYVIPGNDDAIRAVKLITSVIAEAVLAGKQGEQLNDEKLEEPQTNEEVETVK from the coding sequence ATGTCAGTTGTTAATATGAAACAATTATTAGAATCCGGTGTTCATTTTGGTCATCAAACAAGACGTTGGAACCCTAAAATGTCTGAGTATATTTTTACTGAAAGAAATGGTATTTATATAATAGATTTACAAAAAACTGTACATTTAATCAATGACGCTTATGATTTTGTTAGAGATATGGCTGCGAATGGTAAAACTATTTTGTTCGTAGGAACAAAGAAGCAAGCACAGGATACAATTAAAACTCAAGCTGAACGTTGTGACATGCCCTATGTTAATCAAAGGTGGTTAGGTGGCATGTTAACTAATTTTAATACAATTAGGAAACGTGTTTCTAGGTTAAATGAATTAGAAAAAATGGAAGAAGACGGTTTGTTTGAAGTATTACCTAAGAAAGAAGTAATACAACTAAATAAAGAACATGATAAATTACAACGTTTTCTTGGTGGAATTAGAGATATGAGAAGAATTCCTGACCTAATTTATGTTACAGATCCTAGAAAAGAAGCTATAGCAATAGCAGAAGCAAAAAAGCTTAATATTCCTGTAGTTTCTATTGTGGATACAAATTGTGATCCTGATTTGATTGACTATGTTATACCTGGTAATGATGATGCAATTCGTGCGGTAAAATTAATTACTAGTGTAATTGCAGAAGCTGTTTTAGCAGGGAAACAAGGAGAACAATTAAATGACGAAAAATTAGAAGAACCCCAAACAAATGAAGAAGTTGAAACTGTAAAATAA
- the uppS gene encoding polyprenyl diphosphate synthase gives MINKGDVMDIPSHIAIIMDGNGRWAEEKGLPRSKGHHAGVKALKSVIKKAGELGVACLTVYAFSTENWKRPSAEVDFLMHLFANTLKKQKEELSKKNVQVKVIGRKDGLSKGLLEAIQDIEIYTQKNQGLVLNIAFNYGGRSEIIDMLSKILSNENDIDINKINIDDLNQYLYNPEFPDVELLIRTGGDKRLSNFMLWQSAYAELYFIDKYWPDFSDLDLEESIQVFKARERRYGGLKEEGEK, from the coding sequence TTGATAAATAAAGGTGATGTTATGGATATTCCTTCTCATATTGCAATAATCATGGATGGTAATGGACGTTGGGCAGAAGAAAAAGGATTACCTCGAAGCAAAGGTCATCATGCAGGCGTCAAAGCTTTAAAGTCAGTTATTAAAAAAGCTGGCGAATTAGGAGTTGCTTGCTTGACTGTATATGCTTTTTCTACAGAAAATTGGAAAAGGCCTAGTGCTGAGGTAGATTTTTTAATGCATTTATTTGCTAATACCTTAAAAAAACAAAAAGAAGAGCTAAGTAAAAAAAATGTACAAGTTAAGGTTATAGGTCGAAAAGATGGACTATCAAAAGGACTTTTAGAGGCCATTCAAGACATAGAAATATATACTCAAAAAAATCAGGGTCTTGTTTTAAATATAGCATTTAATTATGGTGGTAGATCAGAAATTATAGATATGTTGAGTAAAATTTTATCTAATGAAAATGATATTGATATAAATAAGATTAATATTGATGATTTAAATCAATATTTATATAATCCTGAATTTCCAGATGTAGAATTATTGATTAGGACAGGTGGAGATAAGAGATTAAGCAACTTTATGTTGTGGCAAAGTGCTTATGCAGAATTATATTTTATTGATAAATATTGGCCTGATTTCAGTGATTTAGATCTTGAAGAGTCTATACAAGTATTTAAAGCTAGAGAAAGAAGATATGGTGGTTTGAAAGAAGAAGGTGAAAAATAA
- the tsf gene encoding translation elongation factor Ts, translated as MASMKSIKELRERTGAGVLDCKKALEENSGDVEAAVEYLREKGIAAAAKKAGRVASEGIVNVFIDDEKKNGVIVEVNSETDFVAKNEKFQDLVSDISKHLLQSDAADIEALLEEKWFLDESKDLNTIMKEAIANIGENLNLRRFDKFSTDGFLQGYIHMGGKIGVLIDVNADFNEENEKTAKDIAMHIAASNPEYLVRDEVTEDVINKEKDIYKEQMLNEGKPEHIIDNIVNGKIDKFFSQICLLEQEFVRDTDKTVGQVLKETGIDINQFKRFELGEGIEKKEEDFVDEVMKEVNKNK; from the coding sequence ATGGCCAGTATGAAGAGTATTAAAGAGTTAAGAGAAAGAACTGGTGCTGGAGTTTTAGATTGTAAAAAGGCTTTAGAAGAAAATAGTGGTGATGTTGAAGCTGCTGTAGAATATTTGAGAGAAAAAGGTATTGCAGCTGCAGCCAAAAAAGCTGGAAGGGTAGCATCAGAAGGTATAGTTAATGTCTTTATTGATGATGAGAAAAAAAATGGTGTAATTGTTGAGGTAAATAGTGAAACTGATTTTGTTGCTAAAAACGAGAAATTTCAAGATCTTGTTAGTGATATTTCAAAACATTTATTACAAAGTGATGCTGCAGATATAGAAGCATTATTAGAAGAAAAATGGTTCTTGGATGAATCAAAAGATTTAAATACTATAATGAAAGAAGCTATCGCTAATATTGGAGAAAACTTAAATCTTCGCCGTTTTGACAAATTTAGCACTGATGGTTTTCTGCAAGGATATATCCATATGGGTGGAAAAATTGGTGTTTTAATTGATGTTAATGCTGATTTTAATGAAGAAAACGAAAAAACAGCCAAAGATATAGCTATGCATATTGCTGCTAGCAATCCTGAATATTTAGTAAGAGATGAAGTTACAGAGGATGTAATAAATAAAGAAAAAGATATTTATAAAGAGCAAATGCTAAATGAAGGAAAGCCAGAACATATAATTGATAATATTGTAAATGGAAAAATAGATAAGTTCTTTAGTCAAATATGTTTACTTGAGCAAGAATTTGTTAGAGATACAGATAAAACTGTTGGACAAGTTCTTAAAGAAACTGGTATAGATATAAATCAGTTTAAACGTTTTGAGCTTGGTGAAGGTATTGAAAAGAAAGAGGAAGACTTTGTTGATGAGGTTATGAAAGAAGTAAATAAAAACAAGTAA
- a CDS encoding chemotaxis protein CheD, with translation MSKSYRVKMADYYVGKSPDIIVTIGLGSCIGIALYDKINKVGGLVHIMLPENKKGLKPAKYADSGIPFLIDKMLELGAERSNIVAKIAGGAHMFSSAGDMNIQIGKRNIEAVIKILNDLEIRILGKDLGENYGRTMEFYTEDGTVLIKSYKKGNKNI, from the coding sequence ATGAGTAAATCTTATAGAGTGAAAATGGCTGATTATTATGTTGGAAAATCACCTGATATAATTGTAACCATTGGCCTGGGATCGTGTATTGGTATAGCCTTATATGATAAAATCAACAAAGTTGGTGGACTTGTACATATAATGTTGCCGGAAAATAAAAAAGGACTTAAGCCTGCAAAGTATGCAGATTCAGGGATCCCTTTTTTAATTGATAAAATGCTTGAATTAGGTGCTGAAAGATCTAATATAGTAGCGAAAATTGCCGGGGGAGCTCATATGTTTTCCAGTGCTGGCGATATGAATATACAAATTGGAAAAAGAAATATAGAGGCTGTAATTAAAATTCTTAATGACTTAGAAATAAGGATTTTGGGAAAAGATTTAGGTGAAAATTACGGAAGAACTATGGAATTCTATACTGAAGATGGAACGGTATTAATTAAATCTTATAAAAAAGGTAATAAAAATATTTAA
- a CDS encoding chemotaxis protein CheC: MSDLLTNLSSVHKDALKEIGNIGAGNAATAFAQFLDTKIDMTVPSVAIVPMSEVPEVTGGIEKSVISVLLKVMGEAPGSILLVLSEASTENLLEMVLFSKQDLDDTNEVQVSAIKEIGNILSGSYLNAINQITGLNLFQSIPAFSHDMAGAILSSSMITLNDESDYALLIETKFMNGDNEIEGYFFLIPNPGSLEKIILALGLELK; this comes from the coding sequence ATGTCTGATCTACTAACAAATTTAAGCAGTGTTCATAAAGATGCTTTAAAAGAGATAGGAAATATAGGTGCCGGAAATGCTGCAACTGCTTTTGCTCAGTTTTTAGATACTAAAATTGATATGACTGTACCTTCTGTAGCAATAGTTCCTATGTCTGAAGTACCGGAAGTAACAGGTGGAATTGAAAAAAGTGTTATAAGTGTTTTGTTGAAAGTAATGGGGGAAGCCCCAGGCAGTATATTGTTAGTCTTATCAGAAGCTAGCACAGAAAATCTACTGGAAATGGTTTTGTTTTCTAAGCAAGATCTTGATGATACAAATGAAGTGCAGGTTTCTGCGATAAAAGAAATTGGAAATATATTATCTGGTTCTTACTTAAATGCAATTAACCAAATAACTGGTTTAAATTTGTTTCAATCTATACCTGCTTTTTCTCATGACATGGCTGGAGCCATTCTAAGTTCCTCTATGATAACTCTTAATGATGAAAGTGATTATGCACTATTGATTGAAACAAAATTTATGAATGGTGACAATGAAATAGAGGGTTATTTTTTTCTAATACCAAATCCTGGGTCATTAGAAAAAATAATTTTAGCATTAGGATTAGAACTTAAATGA
- the frr gene encoding ribosome recycling factor yields MINEVRNMAEEKMKKTIKATKDDFNTVRTGRARPSLVENIMVDYYGTQTPVQQMAKVVAPEPRLLVIEPWDKTVIAELERAILKENLGLTPNNDGSVIRINIPQLTEERRKELAKVVRDKAEKGKIAIRSIRHEANDELKLLESEAEISEDNYHRGLENVQELTDNYIKKIDNILKEKEEEIMEV; encoded by the coding sequence TTGATTAACGAAGTTAGAAATATGGCTGAGGAAAAAATGAAAAAAACTATTAAGGCCACTAAAGATGATTTTAACACTGTTAGGACTGGTCGAGCGAGACCATCTCTCGTTGAGAACATTATGGTTGATTATTATGGAACGCAAACTCCTGTACAACAAATGGCAAAAGTAGTTGCTCCAGAACCAAGATTACTTGTTATAGAACCTTGGGATAAGACTGTTATTGCTGAATTAGAAAGAGCCATACTGAAAGAGAACTTAGGTTTAACTCCTAATAATGATGGTAGTGTAATTCGTATCAATATACCTCAACTAACCGAAGAGAGAAGGAAGGAATTAGCAAAAGTAGTTAGAGATAAAGCAGAAAAAGGTAAAATCGCTATTAGAAGTATTCGACATGAAGCGAATGATGAGTTGAAATTATTAGAAAGTGAAGCTGAGATTTCTGAAGATAATTATCATAGAGGATTAGAAAACGTTCAAGAACTGACTGATAATTATATTAAAAAAATTGATAATATACTCAAAGAAAAAGAAGAAGAGATTATGGAAGTATAA